In the Plodia interpunctella isolate USDA-ARS_2022_Savannah chromosome 6, ilPloInte3.2, whole genome shotgun sequence genome, one interval contains:
- the LOC128671073 gene encoding collagen alpha-2(IV) chain-like isoform X2, whose translation MGPGITFYILASLMLALASEAPPTKQESNSTEAISKEPQKEESQPAEASARSGRQFGYGDGKDIVIDIQDDEKNQYYETNYDTNAYGFGYDVGPNGQFHHETRGPDGVTYGCYGYVDPDGYLRATHYVADSHGYRVVEPEKPVEVYPDEKYEYDETTSNQPTEKVPGQIIPWEKLYFPKGCGRTPGGIPARPPPRPPRPSRPPTDSTGQNTNPSPGVVYPGQGSGGTGGAGGPGGPGGPNGPNGPGGPNGPYGPGGPGGPNGPNGPNGPNGSWQGGYYPGTPGTPGSPGSPGTPGSPGGPGGPGGPGGPGGPNGPNGPYPGYYPGSPGSPGTPGTPGSPGSPGSPGTPGSPGGPGGPGGPGGPGTGGHYPGGTGTPGTPGTPGSPGSPGSPGSPGSPGSAGTPGQPGQPGYYPGSPGGPVGPVNSGSHYPGQPGSPGTPGTPGSPGSPGGPGGPGGPGGPGGPGGPPGSYYPGQPGQQGTLGQPGQHGQPGYPGQPGQPGGAGQPGQPGQPGYPGQPGQPGGPGQPGQPGQPGYPGQPGQPGGPGKPGQPGQPGYPGQPGQSGQPGQPGYPGQPGQPGGPGQPGQPGQPGYPEQPGQPGGPGKPGQPGQPGYPGQPGQSGQPGQPGYPGQPGQPGGAGQPGQPGQPGYPGQPGQPGGPGQPGQPGQPGGPGKPGQPGQPGYPGQPGQSGQPGQPGYPGQPGQPGGAGQPGQPGQPGYPGQPGQPGGPGQPGQPGQPGYPGQPGQPGGPGKPGQPGQPGYPGQPGQSGQPGQPGYPGQPGQPGGAGQPGQPGQNGYPGQPGQPGGPGQPGQPGQPGYPGQPGQPGGPGKPGQPGQPGYPGQPGQSGQPGQPGYPGQPGQPGGAGQPGQPGQPGYPGQPGQPGGPGQPGQPGQPGYPGQPGQPGGPGKPGQPGQPGYPGQPGQPGGPGQPGQPGQPGGPGKPGQPGQPGYPGQPGQSGQPGQPGYPGQPGQPGGAGQPGQPGQPGQPGQPGYPGQPGQPGGLGQPGQPGQPGYPGQPGQPGGPGNPGQPGQPSYPGQPGYPGQPGYPGQPGQPGQPGQPGYPGQPGQPGGPGQQGQPGQPGYPGQPGQPGGPGQPGQPGQPGYPGQPGQPGGSGQPGQPGQPGQPGYPGQPGQPGRPGKPGQPGQPGYPGQPGQPGQPGQPGQPGQPGQPGYPGQPGQPGGPGQHGQPGQPGYPGQPGQPGGPGQPGQPGQPGQPGQPGHPGQPGQPGYPGQPGQPGQPGYPGQPGQPGYPGQSGQSGQPGQPGHPGQPGQPGYPGQPGQPGSPGQPGQPGQPGQPGQPGYPSQPGKPGQPGGPSQPAHPGQPSQPGYPGQPGHPGGPGQPGQAGQPGQPGYPGQPGQPGGPEQPGQPGGPGQQGQPGQPGYPGQPGQPGGPGQPGQPGQPGYPGQPGQPGGPGHPGQPGQPGYPGQPGQPGGPGQPGQPGQPGYPGQPGQPGGPGHPGQPGQPGYPGQPAHPGQPAHPGQPSQPGYPGQPGQPGGPGQPGQPGQPGQPGQPGQPGQPGQPGGPVQQGQPGQPGYPGQPGQPGGPGQPGQPGQPGQPGQPGYPGQPGQPGQPGQPGYPGQPGQPGGSGQQGQPGQPGQPGQPGQPGQPGYPGQPGQPGGSGQPGQPAQPGYPGQPGQPGGSGQQGQPGQPGQPGQPGHPGYPGQPGQPGGPGQPGQPGQPGYPGQPGQPGGHGQPGQPGQPGYPGQPGQPGGPGQPGQPAQPGYPGQPGQPGGSGQQGQPGQPGHPGYPGQPGQPGGPGQPGQPGQPGYPGQPGQPGGPGQPGQPGQPGYPGQPGQPGQPGQPGQPGQPGQPGGPVQQGQPGQPGYPGQPGQPGGPGQPGQSGQPGQPGQPGQPGHPGYPGQPGQPGGPGQPGQPGQPGYPGQPGQPGGPGQPGQPGQPGYPGQPGQPGGPGKPGQQGQPGYPGQPGQPGGPGQPGQPGQPGYPGQPGQPGGAGQPGQPGQPGYPGQPGQPGGPGQPGQPGQPGYPGQPGQPGGSGQPGQPGQPGGPGQQGQPGQPGQPGGGDSVGAPSGTGVQPPNYVPPSSQMPPFPIYVIPYPLPIVPSPGSCPCYLVNPGKNDTQSQAQEVQGPPSAGPTYAPYGIIGFVPVVFVPYCPGNGSGMNTAQQNFPSAVPVPYNCAQCQANSRDVYRYISRWNGARSTNFNNLKEIHSLAELENLLRNEIRPMKKSLRRIAVHPRVLDDKSNEKETTKSN comes from the exons acgCGTACGGTTTCGGTTACGACGTGGGTCCGAACGGCCAGTTCCATCACGAGACCCGCGGGCCGGATGGTGTGACCTACGGTTGCTACGGTTACGTAGACCCGGACGGTTACCTCCGTGCTACGCACTACGTAGCCGACAGCCACGGCTACCGGGTAGTCGAACCTGAGAAGCCTGTCGAAGTCTACCCTGATGAGAAATACGAGTATGATGAAAC GACATCAAACCAGCCAACCGAAAAGGTTCCAGGACAGATCATCCCGTGGGAGAAGCTGTACTTCCCCAAAGGTTGTGGTCGCACTCCGGGCGGTATCCCGGCCAGGCCTCCTCCACGACCCCCGCGCCCCTCTCGCCCTCCGACGGACAGCACGGGACAGAACACCAACCCCAGTCCTGGAGTCGTATACCCAGGACaag GTTCAGGTGGAACTGGTGGTGCGGGAGGACCAGGCGGCCCAGGCGGACCTAATGGTCCTAATGGACCCGGTGGACCGAACGGTCCTTATGGACCCGGCGGGCCGGGTGGTCCTAATGGGCCTAACGGCCCTAATGGACCCAATGGATCAT gGCAAGGCGGTTATTATCCCGGCACACCAGGCACTCCCGGATCTCCCGGTAGTCCCGGAACTCCAGGTAGCCCTg GTGGCCCAGGCGGTCCAGGTGGACCTGGCGGACCCGGAGGACCGAATGGGCCAAATGGACCTT ATCCAGGCTACTATCCCGGTTCCCCCGGCTCCCCCGGAACCCCCGGCACCCCCGGCTCCCCCGGATCCCCCGGGTCCCCCGGCACTCCAGGATCCCCAGGCGGCCCAG GTGGTCCAGGCGGTCCCGGGGGCCCTGGCACCGGTGGTCACTACCCCGGTGGGACAGGTACACCCGGTACTCCAGGAACTCCCGGATCACCCGGATCTCCAGGTAGTCCGGGCTCTCCCGGCAGTCCAGGCTCGGCCGGGACGCCAGGTCAACCAGGCCAACCAGGATACTATCCTGGTAGCCCAG GTGGCCCGGTCGGTCCGGTTAACTCTGGCAGCCATTATCCCGGACAACCTGGATCTCCTGGAACTCCCGGAACTCCCGGATCACCTGGATCCCCTGGAGGGCCAG GTGGCCCAGGTGGGCCAGGAGGCCCCGGCGGGCCGGGCGGTCCTCCAGGCTCATACTACCCCGGCCAACCAGGACAACAAGGCACTCTAGGCCAACCAGGACAGCACGGACAACCCGGCTACCCAGGACAACCCGGACAGCCAGGAGGCGCCGGACAACCAGGACAGCCCGGACAACCCGGCTACCCAGGACAACCCGGACAGCCAGGAGGCCCTGGACAACCAGGACAGCCCGGACAACCCGGCTACCCAGGACAACCCGGACAGCCAGGAGGCCCCGGAAAGCCAGGCCAGCCGGGACAACCAGGCTACCCAGGACAACCCGGACAATCAG GACAGCCCGGACAACCCGGCTACCCAGGACAACCCGGACAGCCAGGAGGCCCTGGACAACCAGGACAGCCCGGACAACCCGGCTACCCAGAACAACCCGGACAGCCAGGAGGCCCCGGAAAGCCAGGCCAGCCGGGACAACCAGGCTACCCAGGACAACCCGGACAATCAGGTCAGCCCGGACAACCCGGCTACCCAGGACAACCCGGACAGCCAGGAGGCGCCGGACAACCAGGACAGCCCGGACAACCCGGCTACCCAGGACAACCCGGACAGCCAGGAGGCCCTGGACAACCAGGACAGCCCGGACAGCCAGGAGGCCCCGGAAAGCCAGGCCAGCCGGGACAACCAGGCTACCCAGGACAACCCGGACAATCAGGTCAGCCCGGACAACCCGGCTACCCAGGACAACCCGGACAGCCAGGAGGCGCCGGACAACCAGGACAGCCCGGACAACCCGGCTACCCAGGACAACCCGGACAGCCAGGAGGCCCTGGACAACCAGGACAGCCCGGACAACCCGGCTACCCAGGACAACCCGGACAGCCAGGAGGCCCCGGAAAGCCAGGCCAGCCGGGACAACCAGGCTACCCAGGACAACCCGGACAATCAGGTCAGCCCGGACAACCCGGCTACCCAGGACAACCCGGACAGCCAGGAGGCGCCGGACAACCAGGACAGCCCGGACAAAACGGCTACCCAGGACAACCCGGACAGCCAGGAGGCCCTGGACAACCAGGACAGCCCGGACAACCCGGCTACCCAGGACAACCCGGACAGCCAGGAGGCCCCGGAAAGCCAGGCCAGCCGGGACAACCAGGCTACCCAGGACAACCCGGACAATCAGGTCAGCCCGGACAACCCGGTTACCCAGGCCAACCCGGACAGCCAGGAGGCGCCGGACAACCAGGACAGCCCGGACAACCCGGCTACCCAGGACAACCCGGACAGCCAGGAGGTCCTGGACAACCAGGACAGCCCGGACAACCCGGCTACCCAGGACAACCCGGACAGCCAGGAGGCCCCGGAAAGCCAGGCCAGCCGGGACAACCCGGCTACCCAGGACAACCCGGACAGCCAGGAGGCCCTGGACAACCAGGACAGCCCGGACAGCCAGGAGGCCCCGGAAAGCCAGGCCAGCCGGGACAACCAGGCTACCCAGGACAACCCGGACAATCAGGTCAGCCCGGACAACCCGGCTACCCAGGACAACCCGGACAGCCAGGAGGCGCCGGACAACCAGGACAGCCCGGACAACCAGGACAGCCCGGACAACCCGGCTACCCAGGACAACCCGGACAGCCAGGAGGCCTTGGACAACCAGGACAGCCCGGACAACCCGGCTACCCAGGACAACCCGGACAGCCAGGAGGCCCCGGAAATCCAGGCCAGCCGGGACAACCAAGCTACCCAGGACAACCAGGTTACCCAGGACAACCAGGCTACCCAGGACAACCCGGACAACCAGGACAGCCCGGACAACCCGGTTATCCAGGCCAACCCGGACAGCCAGGCGGACCCGGACAACAAGGCCAGCCTGGACAACCCGGCTACCCAGGACAACCCGGACAGCCTGGCGGGCCCGGACAACCAGGCCAGCCTGGACAACCAGGCTACCCAGGACAACCCGGACAGCCAGGAGGCTCCGGACAACCAGGACAGCCCGGACAGCCCGGACAACCCGGTTATCCAGGACAACCCGGACAGCCAGGACGCCCCGGAAAGCCAGGTCAGCCGGGACAACCAGGCTACCCAGGACAACCCGGACAACCAGGTCAGCCTGGACAACCCGGACAACCAGGTCAGCCTGGACAACCCGGTTATCCAGGACAACCAGGACAGCCAGGCGGACCCGGACAACATGGCCAGCCTGGACAACCCGGCTACCCAGGACAACCCGGACAGCCAGGCGGCCCCGGACAACCAGGACAACCCGGACAACCGGGACAACCGGGACAACCTGGTCACCCAGGACAGCCAGGACAACCCGGTTACCCAGGACAACCTGGACAACCAGGACAACCCGGTTATCCAGGACAGCCCGGACAACCAGGctacccaggtcaatctggaCAATCAG GACAACCCGGACAACCTGGTCACCCAGGACAGCCAGGACAACCCGGTTACCCAGGACAACCCGGTCAGCCTGGAAGCCCTGGTCAGCCAGGACAACCCGGTCAGCCAGGACAACCCGGTCAGCCTGGATACCCAAGTCAACCCGGAAAGCCAGGACAACCAG GTGGCCCTAGTCAACCCGCACACCCAGGACAACCCAGTCAACCCGGCTACCCTGGACAACCTGGACATCCAGGAGGTCCCGGACAACCAGGGCAAGCCGGTCAACCAGGTCAACCCGGTTACCCAGGACAACCCGGACAGCCAGGAGGTCCCGAACAGCCAGGACAACCAGGTGGCCCCGGACAACAAGGACAACCCGGACAACCTGGCTACCCAGGGCAACCTGGACAGCCAGGCGGACCCGGACAACCAGGACAGCCCGGACAACCCGGTTACCCAGGACAACCCGGACAGCCAGGAGGTCCCGGACATCCAGGACAGCCCGGACAACCCGGCTACCCAGGACAACCCGGACAGCCAGGCGGACCCGGACAACCAGGACAGCCCGGACAACCCGGTTACCCAGGACAACCCGGACAGCCAGGAGGTCCCGGACATCCAGGACAGCCCGGACAACCCGGCTACCCAGGACAACCCGCACACCCAGGACAACCCGCACACCCAGGACAACCCAGTCAACCCGGCTATCCTGGACAACCTGGACAGCCAGGAGGCCCCGGACAACCAGGGCAACCCGGTCAACCAGGACAGCCAGGTCAACCCGGACAGCCAGGACAACCCGGACAACCAGGTGGCCCCGTACAACAAGGACAACCCGGACAACCTGGCTACCCAGGACAACCCGGGCAGCCAGGAGGCCCCGGACAACCAGGACAGCCCGGACAACCAGGACAGCCCGGACAACCCGGCTACCCAGGACAACCCGGACAGCCAGGACAGCCCGGACAACCTGGTTACCCAGGCCAACCTGGACAACCAGGTGGCTCCGGACAACAAGGACAACCCGGACAACCTGGACAGCCAGGACAGCCAGGACAGCCCGGACAACCTGGTTATCCAGGCCAACCTGGACAACCAGGTGGATCCGGACAACCAGGACAGCCCGCACAACCCGGCTACCCAGGACAACCCGGACAGCCAGGTGGCTCCGGACAACAAGGACAACCCGGACAACCTGGACAGCCAGGACAGCCCGGACACCCTGGCTACCCAGGCCAACCTGGACAACCAGGTGGACCCGGACAACCAGGACAGCCTGGACAACCCGGCTACCCAGGACAACCCGGACAGCCAGGAGGTCACGGACAACCCGGACAGCCTGGACAACCCGGCTACCCAGGACAACCCGGACAACCAGGAGGACCCGGACAACCAGGACAGCCCGCACAACCCGGCTACCCAGGACAACCCGGACAACCAGGTGGCTCCGGACAACAAGGACAACCCGGACAGCCTGGACACCCTGGCTACCCAGGCCAACCTGGACAACCAGGTGGACCCGGACAACCAGGACAGCCCGGACAACCCGGCTACCCAGGACAACCCGGACAGCCAGGAGGTCCCGGACAACCCGGACAGCCCGGACAACCCGGCTACCCAGGACAACCCGGACAGCCAGGACAGCCAGGTCAACCCGGACAGCCAGGACAACCCGGACAACCAGGTGGCCCCGTACAACAAGGACAACCCGGTCAACCTGGCTACCCAGGACAACCCGGGCAGCCAGGAGGCCCCGGACAACCAGGACAGTCCGGACAACCAGGACAGCCCGGACAACCAGGACAGCCCGGACACCCTGGCTACCCAGGCCAACCTGGACAACCAGGTGGACCCGGACAACCAGGACAGCCCGGACAACCCGGCTACCCAGGACAACCCGGACAGCCAGGAGGTCCCGGACAACCCGGACAGCCCGGACAACCCGGCTACCCAGGACAACCCGGACAGCCAGGAGGCCCCGGAAAGCCAGGCCAGCAGGGACAACCCGGCTACCCAGGACAACCCGGACAACCAGGCGGACCCGGACAACCAGGACAGCCCGGACAACCCGGTTACCCAGGCCAACCTGGACAGCCAGGCGGTGCCGGACAACCAGGACAGCCCGGACAACCCGGTTACCCAGGCCAACCTGGACAGCCAGGCGGACCCGGACAACCAGGACAGCCCGGACAACCCGGTTACCCAGGACAACCCGGACAGCCAGGAGGTTCCGGACAACCAGGACAGCCCGGACAGCCAGGTGGCCCCGGACAACAAGGACAACCTGGCCAGCCCGGACAAccag GCGGTGGTGACTCAGTCGGCGCTCCGTCAGGCACAGGAGTACAGCCACCAAATTACGTTCCTCCTTCTAGTCAAATGCCTCCCTTCCCCATCTACGTTATTCCCTACCCGTTACCTATCGTACCAAGTCCTGGCTCCTGCCCGTGTTATCTCGTGAACCCTGGTAAAAATGACACACAGTCGCAGGCTCAAGAAGTTCAAGGCCCTCCAAGTGCAGGACCAACGTATGCTCCATACGGCATTATCGGTTTTGTGCCAGTGGTTTTCGTTCCATATTGTCCAGGAAACGGATCGGGTATGAACACGGCTCAGCAAAATTTCCCAAGCGCCGTACCAGTGCCGTACAATTGTGCTCAGTGCCAAGCCAACAGCAGAGACGTCTACCGTTACATAAGCCGATGGAACGGAGCCCGAAGTACCAACTTCAACAATTTGAAAGAAATTCACTCGCTGGCTGAATTAGAAAATCTCCTACGTAACGAAATCCGGCCAATGAAGAAAAGCTTGCGCAGAATTGCAGTTCATCCCAGAGTTCTGGACGATAAATCGAACGAAAAAGAGACGACCAagtctaattaa